Below is a window of Flavobacterium sp. CFS9 DNA.
TTAAAAGCAAATCGTTTTTTATCGTTGTTTTCTACTACGTAATCTAAAAGTTCAGCCGTCATCTGACTTTGGCTTCCGTTTTTATTACATTTTATAATTAACTCTTCAACATCTGCCCAGCCATTTTCGTCTAACTTAATACCAATGGTTTCGGGTGAATGCCTAAGCACCAGACTTAAAAATTTACTGACGCTTTTTGCTATTCTTTCATTCATGATTTTTAATTTTTTAACTTTAAAGACAATCGTTCACACAAATCATCAATATCGTTTTTTCTTGCTACTCCCAAAATCCACTTTTGAGGAATGTTGTCAATTCCATAATAAATACCCGCCAAACCTCCTGTGATAGCAGCAGTTGTATCGGTATCTCCGCCTAAGTTTACAGCTTTTAAAACGGTTTTCTCGTAGGAATTCCAATTTAAAAAACACCATAAACTAGCTTCTAAACTATGAAGAACATAACCTGACGAATGAATTTCATTTTCGGGATATTCTGCTATATTATTTTTTAAAATCCTATCAAACAATTGAAGCTCCAGAGGATTAAATTTCTTATCTCGTAAAAAGTCAGCGACAACATCCTGCATCCTTCTATATGCTTCTGTGTTATCAGTGGCTTTCAAAAGTTCTAAGCAATAAACAACGTAAATAAAACAGGCAAATCCTGATCTAAAATGGGCATGGGTAATAGACGAGACTTCTTTTACTTTTTTATAAATGTCTTCAATATCTTTTTCGTTTTTAAGATAAAAAGCTAAAGGTAAGATTCTCATCAAAGAACCATTTCCGTTATCTTTTTCTTCAAAACCACCACATAATTCGGGTTCATGTCCTTTCCCAATATTATGAATTGCATTTCTGGTTGCTATTCCAATATCAAAAACTTTCCCGTGTGGCGTCCATAATTCTGTGTTATAACATTTTACAAAATTTCTTGCAATATCAGATAAATCATAACCATTGCACAAACTTTCTGCTAAACAAAAAGCTAGAGAACTATCATCACTCCATGTTCCTGCTGGCTGGTAATGTGTTCCAAAACCTATCATTTCAGAAACAGGATTTTCTTTTAAATCAGATCTAGAGTAAAACTCTACAGGAACGCCTAAAGCATCGCCAACAGCCAATCCAAATAAACCTGATTTAATTTTATAATTGAAATCATCTTCTATTATATCATTATAAATTTTGAAATTCTCTTCATCAAAACAAACAAAAACAATTTTTTCGAATTGATTTTTTGATTCAAAATTATCGATCACATTAATCGCAATTTCCGCCGCCAAATCTTTTGGAAACTTATAGATACCAGTGCTTATATTAGGGAAAGCAATTGTTTTTATATTATTTATAACCGCCAATTCTAAAACACTCAAATAACAATTTTGCAACAATTCAACTTCCAGACTTTTACCTCCATTCCAAACAGGTCCAACAGTATGAATCACATATTTTGAAGGCAAATTACCCGCTGTTGTTAGTACAGCATCGCCAACTTTACAGCCGCCTTGTTTATTTCGAATTTGAATACATTCCTCTAAAATGGCTTTTCCTCCTTTTCTGTGAATAGCCCCATCAACTCCACCACCGCCTAATAAAGAAGTATTCGCTGCGTTTACAATTGCGTCAATCTGAATTTCAGTGATATCTCCTTTTAGAATTTCTATTTTCATAACCTACCATTATCTCAATTCATCCCTAACTTCCATCAAAGCAAAACCTAATAAGTTAAGCCCTTTCCACTTTTCAGGATTCAGAACATCTTTGTGATCACCTGCCATTCCAATTCCCCAAATTGCATCTACGGGACTTGCTTCTACTATAACTCTATCTTTTGTATTTAGCAAAAAAGCTTTTAGTTCTTGATTTTGACTGAATTTATGATAATTGCCTTCTTTCACAATGTCAAATCTAGCAGCTAACCAAATTGCATCATTGTAATTTTTAACCTGACGGCCTAATTTTTTAGCTTCGGCAGGAGAATTAGCTTTAATAATTTTTGCTAAAACTTCATTATCGTTAAACAATTCTGCTTTTTTTGCCATCATCCAGTGTTCGGCAGTTTTGTACGTCACGCCATTTACTTTAAAAGAACTTAACCACCACTGACTAAAGCAGGTTTTGGTAATCGTTCCGTCTTTACTAGGCTGATGTCCCCAGAAAAATAAAAACTTACTTTCCGGAGCTATGGTATCTATATTGTATTTCATGTTTTTTGTTATTGAAACAAAGAAGCGAGTTCTCTGTTATTTTTTTTCAAGTTTCAGGTTTTAGGTTCCCTATATAACTTGAAACCTGAAACCTGAAACTTTTCAAATTAATTGATCCAATCCAATCACCTGAACGCTTTCGCCTTCAAAATCTTTTACTGAATTGGTGATAAAAATGGCATCGAAACAATCCAAAACTTCGAAACCTTTATTGAAAATTCCGTGGCTTACTGCTAAGTATAATTTTCCGGCATTTTTCTTTTTTAATTCTTCAGCTAATCCGACGAAAGTTCCTCCTCCATCGCAAATATCATCTACAATTAAACAGTCCATTCCGTTTAAATCGTCTTCATATACTTTAAAACCAGACAATCTTCCGGTTTTTACGTCACGGCTTTTACTGCATTCTACTACTTCGATTCCGCCAAGAAATTCAGAAACTTTGTAGATTTTCTTTAAAGCACCGCCATCCGGAGAAATTAATTTTACGTTTTCGCCAATTACTTTCAAAACTTCCGCGATAAAAGTATGATTCGGGATCACTTCACAATGGTTTACTAAGGCCGGAGTCACTTCAGAATGCGCATCAAAAACAAATACTTTATTCAACTGAAGCGTATTAATGATATCGGCATATACTTTTACAGATAACGATTCGCCTTTAATCATCACACGATCCTGTCTGGCTGCCGGGAAATATGGAATAAAAAGATCGATTACTTTAACTTCCATTCTGCGCAATGCATCTACTGTGATGCACAACAGACCTAAATCGTTGAATGAATTTAATCGATGGGTAATGGTTACTTTTTGTGTAGGATCAAAATCAGGACTGATTTTAATATGAGGTTCTCCTCCTGAAAATGTGAAACTTTGAAATTTGATTTCTTCCTTATTAAGAATTGGAGTGAATTTTGGGTCTAAATTAAGTATCATAGTTTTTTTTAGTTTGCGTTAATTATACGCAAATATAGAGCAATATATTTATTAAACAATTTATTTTGTGTAAAATTTACGCAAACTTTATTTCGAAGTGAAAGCCTTTTCCTTTTAACTCTTTGTATTTCAGATAATTGAACTTAAAAAGTTTAGCCGGGCGGCCGCTTTTTATAGGTGAAAAATGATCAGTTTGATCTAAAAAGCCGTAACTGAGTATCTTCTTTCTGAAATTTCGACGGTCTATTTCTTTCTCCAAAATAGTACAGTACAGATTTTCGAGGTCTGAAAATAAAAATTCCTGAGGAAGCAAATCGAAACCAACCGGTTCATAAGTCAGTTTTGCTTTTAGTCTTGCTAATGCAGTTTTTACAATTAAATTATGATCGAATGCCAGATCGGGAATCTCATCTATTTTGAACCATTGTACGCGTTCGGCATCAGTATCCGCTTTAATTTCGAGTCCGGAAGCATCAACTAAAGCATAGTAAGCCACCGAAATTACGCGATTTCTGGAATCTCTCTTAATATCATCTCCAAAAGTATACAGCTGCTCCATAAAAGTAAGCTGAACGCTGGTCTCTTCGTGCAGCTCTCTAATCACAGCATCACTTAAAGATTCGTCCTGTTTTACTAATCCACCCGGTAAAGCCCAATACTTATCTGCAGAACCAAACTTTTGCTCAATTAAAAGCACATACAAACTGTTGTTCTTATATCCAAACACAATGGCATCAACCGCAATTCGAATATTTTGAAAATTTTCCATATTTTAAAACTCCTATCTTACAAATATAACGAATGAGAGCCAATTTTATAATCTATCACATCAGCAATAAATTATAAAATTGACTCTCATCAATATTCTATTTCTTTTGGCCTGCCTAGTTTATTGTTACGGTTCTCTTTGGAATAGAAGTACAGTTTGCACCATCTTTTGCAACTGTAACCTCTGCTTTAACTTCATAAGTTCCTGCTGCCGGATAAAGATGTGTAATATCTTTACCCGTTCCGGTAGTCCCGTCGCCAAATGTCCAATTTACACTAACTAAAGTTCCGGTTCCACTATATCCAACTGAATAGTTCATTAATTTTGGATTAGTAGCATCAGTTGAATTATGTAGTTTTACAAAAATTGCTTCTGTAAGGCAATCTGCGATCTCATCTTCTTCACGTTTAGTACAGGAATTAACCGTATACAACACGAGAGCAACCATTATAATAGATACTAACTTTTTCATTTTTAAAATATTAAGAATTTATTTATCAAAAATATTTCATAAAAAGACAGAAAACAATGATTTTC
It encodes the following:
- a CDS encoding NADAR family protein → MKYNIDTIAPESKFLFFWGHQPSKDGTITKTCFSQWWLSSFKVNGVTYKTAEHWMMAKKAELFNDNEVLAKIIKANSPAEAKKLGRQVKNYNDAIWLAARFDIVKEGNYHKFSQNQELKAFLLNTKDRVIVEASPVDAIWGIGMAGDHKDVLNPEKWKGLNLLGFALMEVRDELR
- a CDS encoding O-acetyl-ADP-ribose deacetylase → MKIEILKGDITEIQIDAIVNAANTSLLGGGGVDGAIHRKGGKAILEECIQIRNKQGGCKVGDAVLTTAGNLPSKYVIHTVGPVWNGGKSLEVELLQNCYLSVLELAVINNIKTIAFPNISTGIYKFPKDLAAEIAINVIDNFESKNQFEKIVFVCFDEENFKIYNDIIEDDFNYKIKSGLFGLAVGDALGVPVEFYSRSDLKENPVSEMIGFGTHYQPAGTWSDDSSLAFCLAESLCNGYDLSDIARNFVKCYNTELWTPHGKVFDIGIATRNAIHNIGKGHEPELCGGFEEKDNGNGSLMRILPLAFYLKNEKDIEDIYKKVKEVSSITHAHFRSGFACFIYVVYCLELLKATDNTEAYRRMQDVVADFLRDKKFNPLELQLFDRILKNNIAEYPENEIHSSGYVLHSLEASLWCFLNWNSYEKTVLKAVNLGGDTDTTAAITGGLAGIYYGIDNIPQKWILGVARKNDIDDLCERLSLKLKN
- a CDS encoding NUDIX domain-containing protein, whose translation is MENFQNIRIAVDAIVFGYKNNSLYVLLIEQKFGSADKYWALPGGLVKQDESLSDAVIRELHEETSVQLTFMEQLYTFGDDIKRDSRNRVISVAYYALVDASGLEIKADTDAERVQWFKIDEIPDLAFDHNLIVKTALARLKAKLTYEPVGFDLLPQEFLFSDLENLYCTILEKEIDRRNFRKKILSYGFLDQTDHFSPIKSGRPAKLFKFNYLKYKELKGKGFHFEIKFA
- a CDS encoding PKD domain-containing protein, producing the protein MKKLVSIIMVALVLYTVNSCTKREEDEIADCLTEAIFVKLHNSTDATNPKLMNYSVGYSGTGTLVSVNWTFGDGTTGTGKDITHLYPAAGTYEVKAEVTVAKDGANCTSIPKRTVTIN
- the prs gene encoding ribose-phosphate diphosphokinase; translation: MILNLDPKFTPILNKEEIKFQSFTFSGGEPHIKISPDFDPTQKVTITHRLNSFNDLGLLCITVDALRRMEVKVIDLFIPYFPAARQDRVMIKGESLSVKVYADIINTLQLNKVFVFDAHSEVTPALVNHCEVIPNHTFIAEVLKVIGENVKLISPDGGALKKIYKVSEFLGGIEVVECSKSRDVKTGRLSGFKVYEDDLNGMDCLIVDDICDGGGTFVGLAEELKKKNAGKLYLAVSHGIFNKGFEVLDCFDAIFITNSVKDFEGESVQVIGLDQLI